From Gimesia panareensis, the proteins below share one genomic window:
- a CDS encoding ThuA domain-containing protein — MSLRFLTACCLVLATVLTFSAQTQAAEGKTRILMLTQSKGYTHGSVKRQKEQLAPAEVAMIQLGKDSGLFTVDCTQDAAADFTKENLQNYDIVMFYTTGMLPIKEADLQYFLNDWLKQKGHGFIGFHSATDTYKSYKPYWDMIGGSFNGHPWTAGNTVTITVHDTDFPAMKPFGKEFQVKDEIYQYKNWQPEKVHVLMSLNMEKCNPKKPYQVPVAWAKDWGQGKVFVNNMGHNPTTWTNPAFLDSVIGAIKWIRGDAPAAVPVNPELSKREDEKAAAATKAAEK; from the coding sequence ATGAGTTTACGATTTTTGACAGCCTGCTGTCTGGTACTGGCCACTGTTCTGACTTTTTCAGCTCAGACGCAGGCAGCCGAAGGCAAAACCCGGATCCTGATGCTGACTCAAAGTAAGGGCTACACACATGGATCCGTCAAACGGCAGAAAGAACAGCTCGCACCCGCTGAAGTCGCGATGATTCAGCTCGGCAAAGACTCCGGACTGTTCACCGTCGACTGCACACAGGATGCCGCCGCCGATTTCACAAAAGAGAACCTGCAAAACTACGACATTGTCATGTTCTATACCACGGGGATGCTCCCCATTAAGGAAGCAGATCTGCAGTACTTTCTCAATGACTGGCTGAAGCAGAAAGGTCACGGCTTTATTGGCTTTCATTCCGCCACGGATACCTACAAGTCCTACAAACCCTACTGGGATATGATTGGCGGTTCGTTCAACGGGCACCCCTGGACCGCTGGAAATACGGTCACCATTACTGTGCACGATACCGATTTTCCCGCAATGAAACCGTTTGGGAAGGAATTCCAGGTCAAGGACGAAATTTATCAGTACAAAAACTGGCAGCCGGAAAAAGTGCATGTGTTGATGAGTCTGAACATGGAAAAGTGTAATCCCAAAAAACCCTATCAGGTGCCAGTGGCCTGGGCGAAAGATTGGGGTCAGGGTAAGGTCTTTGTGAACAACATGGGCCATAATCCGACCACCTGGACCAATCCCGCTTTTCTGGACTCCGTGATCGGCGCCATTAAATGGATTCGCGGCGATGCCCCGGCTGCCGTTCCCGTCAATCCCGAACTGTCGAAACGGGAAGATGAAAAAGCGGCTGCCGCGACTAAGGCTGCTGAGAAGTAA